One region of Ornithorhynchus anatinus isolate Pmale09 chromosome X5, mOrnAna1.pri.v4, whole genome shotgun sequence genomic DNA includes:
- the MEPCE gene encoding 7SK snRNA methylphosphate capping enzyme, producing the protein MIEMAAEKEPFLVPAPPPLKAERGPGALAGGGAAAGEGAAPPVLEGTRRREVMEEDDDEEEQRQQRRPRGGSTEPGPPPRPRNGFQPQRAPGGGGGKRRNSCNVGGGGGFKHPSFKRRRRVNSDCDPVLPSNFLLGGNIFDPLNLNSLLDEEVSRALNAETPKSSPLPAKGRDPVEILIPKDITDPLSLNAGTDEAQVVRASPLKAGRKRHRHRGQHHQQPPPPAAEPLSSSSSSSSSSSSSSAPPPPPPAPSPRGEAAPQPRRPQGREAPQPYELNTAINCRDQVVSPLPPAPRDPPGTPAATPPGAAPPSSSAAPPSSSSSSSRHRKRRRTSSKSEAGARAAQGPKEKGRGGGGGGRPPPAGFKKQQRKFQYGNYCKYYGYRNPGCEDGRLRVLRPEWFRGRDVLDLGCNVGHLTLSIACKWGPARVVGVDIDARLIHSARQNIRHYMSRDLRLPEAAPAEPGPPTGEPPAPARKRSHFPASLTASRGPIAAPHVPLDGADASVFPNNVVFVTGNYVLERDELVEAQAPEYDVVLCLSLTKWVHLNWGDEGLKRMFRRIYRHLRPGGILVLEPQPWSSYGKRKSLTETIYKNYYRIQLKPELFSSYLTSPEVGFSTYERVATPHNSSKGFQRPVYLFHKGH; encoded by the exons ATGATCGAGATGGCGGCGGAGAAGGAGCCGTTCCTggtgccggccccgccgcccctcaAAGCCGAGCGCGGCCCCGGGGccctggccgggggaggggcggcggctgGGGAAGGGGCCGCCCCGCCGGTCCTGGAGGgcacgaggaggagggaggtgatggaggaggacgacgacgaggaagaGCAGCGGCAGCAGAGGCGGCCGAGGGGAGGGAGCACcgagccgggccccccgccccggccccgcaacGGCTTCCAGCCCCAGCgggcccccgggggcggcgggggcaagaggaggaacaGCTGCaacgtggggggcggcgggggcttcAAGCATCCCTCCTTCAAGAGGCGCCGGCGGGTGAATTCGGACTGCGACCCCGTGCTCCCCTCCAACTTCCTGCTGGGGGGCAACATCTTCGACCCCCTGAACCTCAACAGCCTCCTGGACGAGGAGGTGAGCCGGGCCCTCAACGCCGAGACCCCCAAGTCGTCCCCGCTGCCGGCCAAGGGGCGCGACCCCGTGGAGATCCTCATCCCCAAGGACATCACCGACCCGCTCAGCCTCAACGCGGGCACCGACGAGGCCCAGGTGGTCCGCGCCTCGCCCCTCAAGGCGGGGCGCAAACGCCACCGGCACCGCGGGCAGCACcaccagcagccgccgccgcccgcggccgagcccctctcctcttcctcctcctcgtcctcgtcgtcgtcctcctcctcggcgccgcccccgccccctcccgccccgtccccgcggggggaggcggccccccagccccggcgGCCCCAGGGGCGGGAAGCCCCCCAGCCCTACGAACTGAACACCGCCATCAACTGCAGGGACCAGGTGGTGTCCCCGCTGCCGCCCGCCCCGCGggaccccccggggacccccgcggccaccccgcccggggccgccccgccgtcctcctccgccgcccccccgtcctcgtcctcctcctcctcccggcaccGCAAGCGTCGCAGGACTTCCAGCAAGTcggaggccggggcccgggcggcccaGGGCCCCAAGGagaagggccgggggggcggcggcggggggcggcccccgccggccggctTCAAAAAGCAGCAGCGCAAGTTCCAGTACGGGAACTACTGCAAGTATTACGGCTACCGTAACCCCGGCTGCGAGGACGGGCGGCTGCGGGTGCTGCGGCCCGAGTGGTTCCGCGGCCGGGACGTGCTGGACCTGGGCTGCAACGTGGGCCACCTGACCCTGAGCATCGCCTGCAAGTGGGGCCCCGCCCGCGTGGTCGGCGTGGACATCGACGCCCGCCTCATCCACTCGGCCCGCCAGAACATCCGCCACTACATGTCGCGGGACCTGCGGCTGCCCGAGGCGGCCCCGGCCGAGCCCGGCCCCCCGACgggagagccccccgcccccgcccgcaagAGGAGCCACTTCCCCGCCTCGCTGACGGCCAGCCGGGGTCCCATCGCCGCACCCCACGTGCCCCTGGACGGAGCCGACGCCTCGGTCTTCCCCAACAACGTGGTCTTCGTCACG GGCAACTACGTGCTGGAGCGGGACGAGCTGGTGGAGGCGCAGGCCCCCGAGTACGACGTGGTGCTCTGCCTCAGCCTCACCAAGTGGGTCCACCTCAACTGGGGGGACGAGGGGCTGAAGCGCATGTTCCGCCGCATCTACCGCCACCTGCGGCCCGGCGGCATCCTGGTCCTCGAACCCCAGCCCTGGTCGTCCTACGGCAAGAGGAAGTCCCTCACC GAGACCATCTACAAGAACTACTACCGGATCCAGCTGAAGCCGGAGCTGTTCAGCTCTTACCTGACGTCCCCCGAGGTGGGCTTCTCCACCTACGAGCGGGTGGCCACGCCCCACAACTCCTCCAAAG gcttccaGCGCCCCGTTTACCTGTTCCACAAGGGCCACTGA